A section of the Ruania halotolerans genome encodes:
- a CDS encoding NAD-dependent malic enzyme: MSSPSVSYSITVRLEMPAQPSAVSTITTTVERAGGIVTAVDVSGSGLDRLQVDVTCATGGEDDAKHIVDALGDIDGVTIGRVSDRTFLAHLGGKIEIQPKMQIRHRDDLSLIYTPGVGRVSQQLAAHPEDAVRLTIKRNTVAVVTDGSAVLGLGNIGPTAALPVMEGKAALFKRFAGIDAFPICLDTQDVDEIVRTVQIIAPVFAGINLEDISAPRCFEIEERLRAELDIPVFHDDQHGTAIVALAALRNALKVVGKNIEDVRIVQSGAGAAGSAILRLMLAAGARHVVVADVDGVIRADRADLEPSLQWIADATEGDQHPGTLHDVIVGADVFIGVSAPNLLAEADVAAMAERSIVFAMANPLPEIDPAIATRHAAVVATGRSDFANQINNVLAFPGVFRGLLDGRSTRITDEMLLAAATALADVVGPEELNATYIVPSVFHQNLHTAIAASVQAAAEADSQSRSSVTGA, from the coding sequence ATGAGCTCTCCCAGCGTCAGCTACTCGATCACGGTGCGACTGGAGATGCCGGCGCAGCCGTCCGCTGTGAGTACTATCACCACCACAGTGGAACGCGCGGGCGGAATCGTCACCGCCGTTGACGTGTCCGGCTCCGGACTGGACCGTCTCCAGGTGGACGTCACCTGCGCGACGGGTGGCGAGGACGACGCGAAGCACATCGTGGACGCGTTGGGCGATATCGACGGCGTCACCATCGGCCGGGTCTCGGACCGGACTTTCCTGGCTCACCTGGGCGGCAAGATCGAGATCCAGCCGAAGATGCAGATCCGGCACCGCGATGATCTCTCCCTCATCTACACCCCGGGCGTGGGCCGGGTGAGCCAGCAACTCGCCGCGCACCCGGAAGACGCGGTGCGTCTGACCATCAAGCGCAATACTGTCGCCGTGGTGACCGATGGCTCGGCCGTTCTCGGGCTGGGCAATATCGGCCCGACGGCGGCCCTGCCGGTGATGGAGGGCAAGGCTGCCCTGTTTAAGCGGTTCGCCGGTATCGATGCATTCCCGATCTGCCTGGACACCCAGGACGTGGATGAGATCGTGCGAACCGTGCAGATCATCGCCCCGGTGTTCGCGGGCATCAACCTCGAGGACATCTCCGCACCGCGATGTTTCGAGATCGAGGAACGGTTGCGCGCCGAGCTGGACATCCCGGTCTTTCACGATGATCAGCACGGGACGGCGATCGTGGCGTTGGCGGCGTTGCGGAACGCTCTCAAGGTGGTGGGCAAGAACATCGAGGATGTGCGCATCGTGCAGTCCGGGGCGGGAGCGGCCGGGTCGGCCATCCTCCGGCTGATGCTCGCCGCCGGTGCGCGGCACGTCGTGGTCGCCGACGTGGACGGCGTGATCCGGGCGGACCGGGCGGACCTGGAACCGTCGTTGCAGTGGATTGCCGATGCCACCGAAGGTGATCAGCACCCCGGCACCCTGCACGACGTGATCGTGGGAGCGGATGTGTTCATCGGCGTCTCGGCGCCGAATCTGCTCGCCGAGGCGGACGTGGCGGCGATGGCGGAGCGGTCGATCGTTTTCGCCATGGCCAATCCGTTGCCGGAGATCGATCCCGCGATCGCTACGCGGCACGCTGCTGTGGTGGCCACCGGGCGCAGCGACTTCGCCAACCAGATCAACAATGTGCTCGCCTTCCCCGGGGTGTTCCGGGGGTTACTGGACGGGCGGTCTACTCGGATCACCGACGAGATGCTCTTGGCCGCCGCGACCGCCCTTGCCGATGTGGTCGGGCCGGAGGAGCTGAACGCCACCTACATCGTGCCGAGCGTGTTCCACCAGAACCTGCACACCGCGATCGCGGCGTCCGTGCAAGCGGCCGCCGAGGCGGATAGCCAATCCCGCTCCTCTGTGACCGGCGCCTGA